The nucleotide sequence GTTCTATGAATTGGATCTGGGTCTTAATCATGTTGTACGCAAGTACTCTGAACCACTTGAGGAACACGCAAACTTCTTAATATCTGTACCAGGTGGTAATGATGGCCCATCCGGAGTACTGATTTGTTCGGAAAATTatcttacatataaaaatttggGTGATCAGCATGACATTCGCTGTCCCATACCACGCAGGCGAAATGATTTGGATGATCCTGATCGTGGGATGATATTCATTTGTTCGGCTACGCATCGTACAAAGAGCATGTACTTCTTTTTGGTGCAGACCGAACAGGGTGATATATTCAAAGTAACTCTTGAAACAGATGATGATGTTGTATCTGAGATCAAACTCAAATATTTCGATACTGTACCGCCAGCTATTGCCATGTGTGTATTGAAGACTGGTTTCCTGTTTGTAGCTTGTGAATTTTGCAACCAGTAAGGAATAGAAAAAACATATAAAGCATTAAGAAGTTAATATTAAATGACATTTATTTGTAGTTATCTCTATCAAATTGCTCATCTTGGAGATGACGACGATGAACCTGAATTCAGCTCAGCTATGCCCCTCGAAGAAGGCGAAACGTTCTTTTTTGCGCCGCGACCATTAAAAAATCTCGTTATGGTTGACGAAATGCCTTCTTTTGCACCTATAGTTTCGTCACAAGTTGCTGATTTGGCCAACGAAGACACCCCTCAACTTTATGTGTTGTGCGGCAGAGGTCCTCGTTCTTCAATGCGTGTCCTGCGACATGGCTTAGAAGTTAGTGAAATGGCTGTATCAGAACTACCAGGAAATCCAAACGCTGTATGGACGGTTAAGAAGCGAATTGATGGTTAGtatgaattcatttttatattatatgccCCTGGTATAAGAAATTCAAAACGAAAATTCAAGATAGATCATTTTTaaatgtatgtgcgtatatttATGTAAGCTAAATTATATGCAAAGAAAATTTCCTCACAATCCGACGAAAGTGCTCAGAAATTTGAACACATCTCGGAGTATGCATaaagtaattttgaaattttcaattagTCTTTCTCGAAACTAAACATTCAGATttgagcacaattttttttagtaattaatcgaaagcttttatttaaggccggcgggccaattagatgtcctaaattcagtagttttcgcgaagcgttgtaggatgagaaaaaaaacaattagccaaatgaagttttggggatagtttaatatatatttgaactaaaaaaaaaatttctacaaaaacaatatattgtaagccgagttatcaatagattcccagaacgccttgccactgaagtatccaacttctgtacaagatacaacttgcaattttcatctgaaaacaaaaacaaaaaaagattattaattttgatgtaattatcttctatgtgaactaaaaaaacctccaaaaactttttttaagcaacttttttacccagttgagtttttttttccttgaaaaaccacttttttttctaccttccccaaaaattcgaattttacgtgtttctcccaattttcttagttcacatcgaagataattacatcaaaattaatcttttttttttttttttgttttcagatgaaaattgcaagttttatcttgtacagaagttggatacttcagtggcaaggcgttctgggaatctattgataactcggcttacaatatattgtttttgtagaaattttttttttagttcaaatatatattaaactatccccaagacttcatttggctaattgttttttttctcatcctacaacgcttcgcgaaaactactgaatttaggacatctaattggcccgccggccttaataaaACTTCTAGGCCATCACCAATAATCGAAGTTTTTTATTAGTATATATTGTGCTTAATCTTTCGACTAAATACTAATTAGTTTAcattaacttcttttttttttcttgattaaGTATCGTGCTCACCGTAAAAGACATTGATCGAATGCCTTTGCGTTGTGTGGATTGTTTGTATTAAGCCTATAGTTGTCATTATATTTAATGTAAGCTGGTGCATTTGATGCTTATGTATAAAAAGTACCATCTCCTCACCTTATTCACCCATCCTGCTCCATTATACCATTTCaagcacacaaaattttaatcctAAATGCAAAGGAATCAAGTTAGAAAAACGTAAAAATCAAACACcagttcttttttatttcaggcGGTTAACTCATGCATTGTTTTGTGCCGGTCGACGTGTCTGtcgaattttgcataaaattaaacTGAAATGATTTAATTATATACGCAGACACATCTGATATAGAACTGTGCATGTGTACAATGagttaaattgtattaaatagCACCACAATTATAGGTAAGGcaacattatttaaaatcacTGATTTTTATCAGTGTAGGATTTAAGCTGATATCGTAAAAATACATATACTAAACAAAGCGATTAGAAATTGTTGGCAATGAATATATATGATGTTACATATCCGTGtttcaactgattttatttgattaaactaAGGTTATCTGACTATTCATTGTCGACAGATATATCTTTTAACAGTAAATTCTTGTATTACTTGAAAATTCTCGGATACATtcctattattttaatttatattttgcagACGAGTTCGACGCTTATATAATAGTGTCATTTGTGAATGCTACGCTTGTTTTAAGCATTGGTGAGACCGTCGAAGAAGTAACAGACAGTGGTTTCCTAGGAACCACTCCCACTTTGAGTTGTTCTTCTTTGGGTGATGATGCTCTGGTTCAAGTGTATCCCGATGGTATACGTCATATACGTTCTGATAAGCGTGTGAATGAATGGAAAGCTCCTGGAAAGAAATCGATTACAAAATGTGCCGTAAATCAGCGTCAAGTGGTAATCACGCTGTCAGGAAGAGAACTAGTTTACTTCGAAATGGATGccgtaagtaaatatgtattctaAATTTATACCGACTATAAACATAAAACATTTCATAATGATGACAAAAACACGATAAAGAACAATCATGTTGAGACACTTTGTGTCCTGCAGTGCTGAATACACCCaaccaataataaaatttgcatttattttttcccggaaaaatactttcatataaattttcgtttttacaGACTGGCGAACTGAACGAATATACTGAGCGTTCGGAAATGCCTAATGAAATCATGTGTATGGCTCTCGGTCAAGTACCGGAGGGCGAACAACGCTCGTGGTTTTTAGCTGTTGGTTTGGCTGACAACACTGTACGCATTATCTCTTTAGATCCAAATGATTGTCTTTCACCCTGCTCTATGCAAGCTTTGCCATCACCTGCCGAGTCGCTTTGCATAGTCGAAATGGGGCATACAGAAAGTACTACAAGTGGTGCAAATGATGAACCCGGTGATCGTACTACCAACACTTCTACAAAGGGCACAATTTACCTTAATATTGGCCTGAGCAATGGTGTGCTATTGCGTACTGTATTAGACCCGGTATCTGGCGACTTGGCTGACACGCGTACTCGTTATCTTGGCTCTCGACCAGTAAAGCTCTTTCGGATACGAATGCAAGGCTCGGAAGCTGTACTTGCTATGTCTAGTCGCACTTGGCTCTCATACTATCATCAAAATCGATTCCACCTAACACCATTATCTTATGAAACCCTTGAATATGCTTCGGGATTCTCTAGTGAACAGTGTAGCGAAGGAGTCGTTGCCATCTCGACCAATACGCTGCGTATTTTGGCTTTGGAAAAATTGGGCGCAGTATTTAACCAGGTTTCTTTTCCTCTTGAGTACACACCACGCGCTTTTGCTATTCATCCAGATACGGGTCGTATGATTATTGCGGAAACTGATCACAATGCATACACAGATGAGACAAAAAACGCACGTAAACAGCAAATGGCAGAAGAAATGCGAATGGCTGCAGGCGATGAGGAACGCGAGTTGGCCAATGAAATGGCGAATGCATTTATTAGCGAAGTTTTACCTGAGGAAACGTTCTCGTCACCTAAAGCTGGCCTGGGTTTGTGGGCTTCGCAAATACGTGGATTGGACCCTATACAtgggcatacattttttaaaataccatttgtGCAAAATGAAGCAATCATGTCCATGTGCATTCTCAAGTTTAACATTGCTGCCGATGGACGATATTACTTGGCACTTGGTGTGGCTAAAGAATTGCAGCTAAACCCGCGTATAACGAATGGTGGTTGTATTGACATTTACAAAATTGATCCCACCTGCTCGAATGTAGAATTTATGCATCGCACCGAAATCGATGAAGTACCGGGTGCATTGGCCAGTTTCCAGGGACGATTATTGGCAGGTTGTGGTCGGATATTACGAATTTATGACTTGGGGAAAAAGAAGTTGCTTCGCAAGTGTGAAAATAAACACATTCCATATCAAATTGTCAATATACAGGCAATGGGGCACCGCGTCTATGTGTCGGATGTACAAGAATCAGTTTTCTTTGTACGATATAAGAGAGCAGAAAATCAACTTATCATTTTCGCAGATGACACACATCCACGTTGGGTAACTGCTACCACCTTATTGGACTACGATACAATTGCCATCGCTGATAAATTTGGCAATATGAGTGTGCAGCGATTACCACACTCTGTAACGGATGATGTTGATGAGGATCCAACTGGCACTAAATCGCTGTGGGACCGCGGTTTGCTGTCTGGAGCGTCACAAAAATCGGAGAATATTTCCTCTTTTCATGTGGGTGAAATCATAATGTCCTTGCAGAAAGCTACTTTAATACCTGGTGGCTCCGAAGCATTAATATACGCAACACTTAGCGGTACCGTCGGTGCTTTTGTACCATTTACCAGTCGCGAGGACTTCGACTTCTTCCAACATTTGGAGATGCATATGCGCAATGAAAATCCGCCACTATGTGGTCGCGATCATTTGAGCTACAGAAGTTCATACTATACCGTGAAAAATGTGCTGGATGGCGATTTATGCGAACAGTATTTATCTATAGACCCGGCCAAACAGAAGAGCATTGCCAGCGATATGTTCCGAACTCCGAACCAGATATGcaaaaaactggaggatatacGCACGCGCTACGCTTTTTAAGGTGGGTTTATAGAATAGTAATTAATTTCCGCTACGGCTTACAAATTCTTTATTATTGACGTGATGACCATAGTTCTTAGACACATATGTTAGAACCTGAAATCTAATGATTACAGCAAATCCGAACTTATAACTGATTTTTCATTTAACTACCAATTGATTGTGCGCGTGTATGTAGTTTACTTCTTTCAAAGTACTCATAAACACTTTTCTTATTTTGCAGGCATTTCAAATACTGGTTGGCTTGATGACTCAACGTGTAGATCCAGAAAGACATTTATAAATTCAGATAGACGTAAGTCAAtgatataattaattttgtttgttctttgAATCTTCAATTTAACTGGGCATACTGGAAAAAAGTACTTCTCTGTGatgtcaaatttaatttttagtgatGATTAGAGTTTTACCTTGGGACACCTATGAAGTCTGTGAttagtgtaaatattttttactgattagTGTAATATATAGTAATATTCTCGTAATATATTGAATAAACTTGGCAACTTTTAaaatgattgtttttttatttgcagttaAGCTACTACCCTTCGCAGAATTCATCATCCATGCATACTTCGATTGGCGTTTATTAGGTTAGTAtaaacacatacgtacatacacgtATCATTTGAATCTATGATGAACAACGATTTACCTTGGGACAcctatgaaaatatttgattagTGTAAACTTTTTAACTGATTCTGTATTTGATATGATGTAtactttaattgaaataattataattttaacaatgaaatttttattttcttgcagTTTTTTAATCGGCTTTAATGTAAAGTACATCTAAGGAATCTGCTGAGGTCATCAAAaggtaataattttttaaatatttttatggagcTCACATGTGCTATTTGTTGCCGTATTTGTTCTATTATATTGTTGGCTTTACTCTcgtaatacaatataaaaatagaacTAATACAACAAATAGTAATATTCGTGAACTCTAATTATTTCGTTTAAATATTGTGATGATTTCCGAAATATGTTAGACTTATGAATTTATTTGATTACAATTTTTCTCTGATAATTATAtttgaagaaaacaaattttaatttttttttaatcaactaatgatttattaattttcttggaCTCTTTGCAGATCTCAaaagaattttgtaaatttttattgaaaaaacaacCACTCATAACTGCCCATCTCAAGATAAATAATCTTAGTCTAAATAATAGTTCTTAATTGATAAGCCTCGCTCGCTATAATTAGTTGAGcatttattattacaatatttagtATTGTCTAAAAATGTAATAGGTTAGAATCGActgaaaaaaacataaaattaacttatttattaaattaatataaacaaaaagtaaaagtgaGAAGAATGTGtttaattttcatacatataagtccttggtcggatataaatccgtgtcgttccggtaacgtagaaccgactgtcatagAAATTGCAGTCTATATGTACAGCAGACAGGCGAGAATGTCCCTTGAATTATTAAATAGATCCCCATGTATGTGGCGATCTACCtttctaaaataattaaattcaatCTGGTTTTAGAAGGGAAAATAAACTTTTGGAATCTGAtgctgtatatttttttttttttttttttttttttttttaacatagcattGGTAAGATGAACACAGTATTCGCAAAAGTGTTCCGCTGAAAGAGAGTTCAATGCGTTTACCAGTTTGGTAATGATGATGGTAATATGATCGGGAAAATAGGATCAAACTCAACAAGAAAATCAACAAGCgcaaatttctgtaatattcaaAGCGAGGCATAATGAGTATACAGTCAGCCACGATTCAAAGTAAAGATTCGTTAATCAACGCAACATCTTTTGACGCACCAATGTAGAAATTAAGTTGAAATCATTCATCTGAACTCGGCAGAATAACATTCAATCTCGCCGCCTAACTTTTCTATCCAACACTCGTGATACAGAAGAGTTAGCCCGTAGAGAATACAAAGAGATGATGCAGCAATGGAACATGGAACCtatttttgtggattatatcAATGCTAATACTGAGTCGATAAAATTGGAGATTCAACAACAATTTACCAGAATGTGTTTGATGTGAAATGCTCGCCAACATATTATGACTTCGCCGAATATCAAGTAAACTATTACCATCGTGAAATGTGTTGTTTTCAGCGAATTAAATAAGTacagaaacaatttttcatcgccGTATTTCATTTATTGGGTTCATCATTTAGCAATTTTGCTTCATTATGTTACGCAGCAGGTACCTTgccgaaatttgaaaaatattcaaactttTCTCATGTTGTAGCTTGTAACATCAGATTAACGGGCGGAAATTTATTACtaacatataaaaagtgggcgtggtttTATACGATCTCAATAATACATCTATTTCGGATCTAAATAAGGTGGGGAGCCATACATGTATCGAGAGGTGGATTTATGCTGCAGTGGTGAGCTCCGGGGGACCGTGGAGATTTCAAATGAGGTACTTAGAAGAGGCTGTGGGCGCTTTATAGCTACCACAGCATAAGCTTACAAACCGATTGGTCCACTTCCTATGAATCTTAACAACCTGAACAAGTCTTAATAGGACACCACCAATTTTGAGTTCAAGTGCAACTTTCTTTGGCAAACGCAGCAAAAATATACTTCAGGTTCAGGGTTAGTCTCGATGCCATCACTGATCAGAAACGTTTGGAGTAACCTAGCTACATATAATTTCTTCAGTAGCTAAATACGAGGAGTGAAATTCACCTCAACTTCGCTGTTAACTGGGGCGGCAGTCCTTGGTCGAGAAAGCTCCTGATCAATTCGGTGCATAAAACCGGTTATGATGGGAATGAAGTCGTTTCTTCATGTTAACGGGCCCAAGTAAATCCAAATATTTCTACAATTGATATTTGCAACTTAAAAGACATCTTGCTCTACTTTCAAGGCTTGAACGTTTCCATCAAGGCTGGCATTATTTTCGATTAGAAAAGCCACTATCGCCACGACATCGCCGGCATACGCTTTATAAATAACTAGTAAAAAAGCTCGGATGAAAtcattttgagcaaaaattctactaaaagttattaaattaatagagtaatttgtattaaaatgtccTTTGAAGTTCCTAATTTGTGGCAGGAAGAATATTCATAGTGAAGTGTACATAACATAGTGTAAAACAAACGCGAAGGCtgtattataattttctaaTGCATAATTTCAGGCGGGATAATTTGAAAAGCAATGTAATTACTTAAAAGTTCGTGACATCTGGTGCGGAACAGGAGACTTGTTTTTTTACATACTAaattggtataataaaaagttCGATTTGCGAAGTTAATCTGTGAATtgttcaaattaataaattactcGTGATGCAAAAATACTACGCATTTAGGTATAGAATTCTGTATGGATATATACACATTTAGTGTTGCATTAAAAACTAAGTTCACATTTAGAGCCCCACGCAGTGCAGAAATTTTCAGCCGACTATTTGGTGGATCTCTCTTGAAAAGATATGAAGGTGCGCACACTACGTCAACTGATATCAAACCGAAAAGTCTGGCAACTACCGAACGACTGCTCGATCAGCAAGGCGTTCCTCTATCTGTGCACACTGCACATTTTTTAGTCGGCCGACTTGTCGCCCACAAATACAGAAACTCatataaaaattgtactttTCAGAAAAAGAGATGGTTACCCTAAGGTAGGTgggaatatttataaaaattgcattGTAATTACTTTTGAAACTTATGTTTTTAAATCTAAATGAATTGTTATGTCCCAGTGTACAGAATATTGAAGGTGGCGCCCTCCGAAAACAACTTATTTCATGCTTCCCTTACTCTTCATCTTTCTTTTGTCTATTTATTTGAAGAGATGATGTAATAACAAAATCGAAAAGCGCAATCTTGTTATCTATGATTCTTGAGCACCTAGAGCCCAACGCGATCAAATATTTACAGTAATCCCCCCATAACACTGGCGATTGGTTCCGCGTTGTAGGAGTATTCATTTAACATTTATGTTGATTTCTTACCAGTATTTGGCtgatttaaaatatcaatttttctctttaacaaataaatttccTTTTCTACTTAGATCTTGTTACCTTTTCACTAGTTATggctgaaaaataaatattttatttaaaataaaatacatataaaaataatacttcTTTACCTTtctgtacatattatataagtatatgtatgtataaacaatACTCTTACACCTCAAAAACTATGAAcccaatataaatttaattaagaactctgcaaaattatattaaatattttacatattttataagaaccgCTCCAGGAGGCCAACGAAAAATTACGGGAACAGTTTTGCCCAAATGTTGCAACCGTGTTTGTACATACTTGCGTAAGTCCCAATACAACCCTGGAAGGATTCagatatttatacaaattttttacactGCGTAAATAGTTGTAGTTATCACATTCGTTTAATAAATGAACAGAATTCTTagacaatttatttaaaagcagAAGCCATGGACTACGCTCCTTTAAATTTGGtgagaataaagaaattgtttccatATATCTGCATAGTTTTAACAAAAGTGGCTTCCAGGCGCATTTTCATGAGCGGCGGGCTAATCGCTTTCTCCGGCGACATCGATATGACGACGCTTACAAGGCTGTAGAAACCTCTTTAATATATCTGCAAGATGCATTTAAATCTGCATTAATGCCAAAATCTGTGGAGTTGCTAAATACGCAAAAATGGGAATATCAGCGAAAATTATGCCAAATACAAATGCACAAACAACAACACGAGCGTTTGAAGCACAGGGAAATTGTGCCACTGGCTGCTCCACCAGTTATGTTATTGAGAACTGACAGCAATCTTAACGCACAGTCAGTAGGCAAATCCATTGACAGAACAGTACGAGAATTTGATGTTAAACTTAACCTATCACCAATGAAGCACCCGAACAGTAAAGAAGCTAACGATTTTAGACCAAATTCGAATGCTAGTATTGAAAGAGCAGCTTCCGCCAAGGCACATATGAATGTTACGACTACGCCAATCCCGCAGCCACAAAATATACGGGCTAGGAGTGCAGGGGACAAACCAGCTTTTTATTTCAACGACAACGATGAGATACCATCTTTAACACCGCTTGAGCTACCTTCTTTCGAATACCAATCCTTTACTGCTTCCACACCAGCATTAACCGATTTAACCgcgaatttacataaaaaataaatttgccctTTCGGTATAACAATTAGATCTCTAACGTCAGCAGAAAATTTATTACCTGCAATAGATGTTTCAAATACATTACAAATAGTACATAAATATCatataagtattaaaaaaactgaagtatttttatttcgctAAAAGCCCCTGCAGTAAATCCTCCATATCCGTTTCTGTTTTGACGTCCTTTAATAATAGCAAAACCTGCGCCTCCATTTCATTTAATAACGGCGGTTTGCTATATGTTATAATTAGTGTATTGTACTGATGGTGagtgaaaatatttgcttgAGATGGAAGCAGTTTACATCGGCCCAGCTCAGGCACAGGGATCACTTTGTAGTACTTTTTATTAGTGGTCCGCACAACGATTGAGCCTTTTTCCGGATCTGCACTAACTTG is from Anastrepha ludens isolate Willacy chromosome 4, idAnaLude1.1, whole genome shotgun sequence and encodes:
- the LOC128859643 gene encoding splicing factor 3B subunit 3, with protein sequence MYLYNLTLQKGTGITHAVHGNFSGGKQQEVILSRGKSLELVRPDSNTGKVHTVLSVEVFGCIRALMSFRLTGGTKDYIVVGSDSGRIVILEYNPTKNSLDKVHQETFGKSGCRRIVPGQYFAIDPKGRAVMIGAVEKQKLAYILNRDTQARLTISSPLEAHKSNTLTYHMVGVDVGFDNPLFACLEIDYEEADNDPTGEAAQRTQQTLTFYELDLGLNHVVRKYSEPLEEHANFLISVPGGNDGPSGVLICSENYLTYKNLGDQHDIRCPIPRRRNDLDDPDRGMIFICSATHRTKSMYFFLVQTEQGDIFKVTLETDDDVVSEIKLKYFDTVPPAIAMCVLKTGFLFVACEFCNHYLYQIAHLGDDDDEPEFSSAMPLEEGETFFFAPRPLKNLVMVDEMPSFAPIVSSQVADLANEDTPQLYVLCGRGPRSSMRVLRHGLEVSEMAVSELPGNPNAVWTVKKRIDDEFDAYIIVSFVNATLVLSIGETVEEVTDSGFLGTTPTLSCSSLGDDALVQVYPDGIRHIRSDKRVNEWKAPGKKSITKCAVNQRQVVITLSGRELVYFEMDATGELNEYTERSEMPNEIMCMALGQVPEGEQRSWFLAVGLADNTVRIISLDPNDCLSPCSMQALPSPAESLCIVEMGHTESTTSGANDEPGDRTTNTSTKGTIYLNIGLSNGVLLRTVLDPVSGDLADTRTRYLGSRPVKLFRIRMQGSEAVLAMSSRTWLSYYHQNRFHLTPLSYETLEYASGFSSEQCSEGVVAISTNTLRILALEKLGAVFNQVSFPLEYTPRAFAIHPDTGRMIIAETDHNAYTDETKNARKQQMAEEMRMAAGDEERELANEMANAFISEVLPEETFSSPKAGLGLWASQIRGLDPIHGHTFFKIPFVQNEAIMSMCILKFNIAADGRYYLALGVAKELQLNPRITNGGCIDIYKIDPTCSNVEFMHRTEIDEVPGALASFQGRLLAGCGRILRIYDLGKKKLLRKCENKHIPYQIVNIQAMGHRVYVSDVQESVFFVRYKRAENQLIIFADDTHPRWVTATTLLDYDTIAIADKFGNMSVQRLPHSVTDDVDEDPTGTKSLWDRGLLSGASQKSENISSFHVGEIIMSLQKATLIPGGSEALIYATLSGTVGAFVPFTSREDFDFFQHLEMHMRNENPPLCGRDHLSYRSSYYTVKNVLDGDLCEQYLSIDPAKQKSIASDMFRTPNQICKKLEDIRTRYAF
- the LOC128859638 gene encoding uncharacterized protein LOC128859638 produces the protein MDYAPLNLAHFHERRANRFLRRHRYDDAYKAVETSLIYLQDAFKSALMPKSVELLNTQKWEYQRKLCQIQMHKQQHERLKHREIVPLAAPPVMLLRTDSNLNAQSVGKSIDRTVREFDVKLNLSPMKHPNSKEANDFRPNSNASIERAASAKAHMNVTTTPIPQPQNIRARSAGDKPAFYFNDNDEIPSLTPLELPSFEYQSFTASTPALTDLTANLHKK